The DNA segment GCGGAGAAAGTCCATTTGTTTGGTTCCCAGAAGGTGTAATTGAACAGGAGCAACAATCAGCTGCAACAACTGATCAAGACTAAACCTTCTATACACAGCTAAAAAGGCAAATGTTCCTTAACCGGACATTTGCCTTTACTTATTTATGCTACGTTTACATCGTTCGTTCAATGGGATGATCTCTTGTAAACTTCCTCGCTCGATCCATTATTGTGAGCAACGCTTTATAATCTTGAGTAATAAGGTCTTTATCTCGGGCAAGCTGCTCCAGCTTTTCTCTTAATTGCTCGTTTTCTTGTCTCAACTCCTCTAGTTCTAGAGAATCTTTTGTTTCCTGCCTTTGTTCATATGTTGATAAAAATGTAATGACATCTTGTAAATTAAAACCATGCACAGGCTCGGTTGGTAAAGACTCCCGAGTGACTTGTACATCCTCTATGTCTTGAACAGCAGGAGCTGATGTTGTGACTGGGCTTGGGCTTGGTTTTTGTTTAGCTTCTTGAGAGACGGACTTTTTGCCTTTTTGCTTCTTAGCCAACGCAACAGCAGATTCATATTT comes from the Alkalihalobacillus sp. FSL W8-0930 genome and includes:
- a CDS encoding RsfA family transcriptional regulator produces the protein MVVTRQDAWSEDEDLLLAEVVLRHIRESSTQLAAFEEVGKKLSRSSAACGFRWNSTIRKKYESAVALAKKQKGKKSVSQEAKQKPSPSPVTTSAPAVQDIEDVQVTRESLPTEPVHGFNLQDVITFLSTYEQRQETKDSLELEELRQENEQLREKLEQLARDKDLITQDYKALLTIMDRARKFTRDHPIERTM